In a single window of the Massilia oculi genome:
- a CDS encoding FAD-binding oxidoreductase translates to MRRWNGWGDESIAVQLEGEARAFLGARLGRGTAPQDATFEQACAGLPPGRLPPHPLIDAGSATRARHAHGQSLPDWLRLRHGRLGNVPDGVAFPESGAQVRELLAFAARHDAVVIPYGGGTSVAGHLDVGHSSNGGLRPSLSIDMGRMRAMISLDREAQLACFGAGVSGADLEAQLRAHGYTLGHYPQSFEYSTLGGWIATRSSGQQSLRYGRIEQMFAGGRIETPSGTLDIPTFPASSSGIDLREMVLGSEGRMGVLTHAAVRINRLPEHEAFHALFFPDWEHAVQAARTLAQARLGLSMLRLSNASETRTMLALAGHARQVALLERYLGWRGCGQSKCMLLVGASGARGQAREALRAALALARRLHGVHVGRALGEFWRRNRFRSVYLRNAAWEQGYAIDTVETALDWPYVTQAVTAIEQAAAAALEAFGERVHAYTHLSHLYPQGASVYSTFVFRLAGDYQADLARWRQLKDRVSSAIVGCGGTISHQHGVGIDHAPWLAAEKGELGLGAMGALFRHFDPECRMNPGKLVTP, encoded by the coding sequence ATGCGGCGTTGGAACGGTTGGGGTGACGAGTCGATTGCGGTGCAGCTGGAAGGGGAGGCCAGAGCCTTCCTCGGCGCACGGCTCGGCCGGGGGACGGCTCCGCAGGACGCGACCTTCGAACAAGCCTGCGCCGGCCTGCCCCCTGGCCGCCTGCCGCCCCATCCGCTGATCGACGCCGGCAGCGCCACGCGCGCGCGTCACGCCCACGGCCAGAGCCTGCCGGACTGGCTGCGCCTGCGCCACGGCCGCCTGGGCAACGTGCCCGACGGCGTCGCCTTTCCCGAATCCGGCGCCCAGGTGCGCGAGCTGCTGGCGTTCGCGGCCCGCCACGATGCGGTGGTCATCCCCTATGGCGGCGGCACCAGCGTGGCCGGCCATCTCGACGTGGGCCACAGCTCCAACGGCGGCCTGCGCCCGAGCCTCTCCATCGACATGGGCCGCATGCGCGCCATGATCTCGCTCGACCGCGAGGCCCAGCTGGCCTGCTTCGGCGCCGGCGTGTCCGGCGCCGATCTCGAAGCCCAGTTGCGCGCCCACGGCTACACCCTGGGCCACTATCCGCAGTCGTTCGAATACTCCACGCTCGGCGGCTGGATCGCCACCCGCTCGTCGGGGCAGCAGTCGCTGCGCTACGGCCGCATCGAGCAGATGTTCGCGGGTGGGCGCATCGAGACCCCGTCCGGCACCCTCGACATTCCGACCTTTCCGGCCTCGAGCAGCGGCATCGACCTGCGCGAGATGGTGCTCGGTTCCGAAGGCCGCATGGGCGTGCTGACCCACGCCGCGGTGCGCATCAACCGCCTGCCCGAGCACGAAGCCTTCCACGCGCTGTTCTTCCCCGACTGGGAACACGCGGTGCAGGCGGCGCGGACGCTGGCCCAGGCGCGCCTGGGGCTGTCGATGCTGCGCCTGTCGAACGCGAGCGAGACGCGCACCATGCTGGCGCTGGCCGGCCACGCGCGCCAGGTGGCGCTGCTGGAGCGCTACCTGGGCTGGCGCGGCTGCGGCCAGTCCAAATGCATGCTGCTGGTGGGCGCCAGCGGCGCCAGGGGCCAGGCGCGCGAGGCGCTGCGCGCGGCGCTGGCCCTTGCGCGGCGCCTGCACGGCGTGCACGTCGGGCGCGCGCTGGGCGAGTTCTGGCGCCGCAACCGCTTCCGCAGCGTCTACCTGCGCAATGCCGCCTGGGAGCAGGGCTATGCGATCGACACGGTGGAGACGGCGCTCGACTGGCCGTACGTGACGCAGGCGGTGACGGCGATCGAGCAGGCCGCGGCGGCCGCTCTGGAAGCCTTCGGCGAGCGCGTGCACGCCTACACCCACCTGTCGCACCTGTATCCGCAGGGCGCCAGCGTGTATTCGACCTTCGTCTTCCGGCTGGCGGGTGACTACCAGGCCGACCTGGCGCGCTGGCGCCAGCTGAAGGACCGGGTCTCGAGCGCGATCGTCGGCTGCGGCGGCACCATCAGCCACCAGCACGGCGTTGGCATCGACCACGCGCCGTGGCTGGCGGCCGAGAAGGGCGAGCTGGGACTGGGCGCCATGGGCGCGCTGTTCCGCCACTTCGATCCCGAGTGCCGGATGAATCCGGGCAAGCTGGTGACGCCATGA
- a CDS encoding YoaK family protein: MPISYARSLTGHERTPGANRHLGVALAFVAGAINAGGFLAVREYTSHMTGIVSSAADHLVLGDTDLVLAALGALLSFLLGAACTAILVNYIRRRGLHSGFALPLLLEAILLLVFGILGARLAGIDAFFIPLTVMLLCFMMGLQNAVITKVSHAEIRTTHMTGIVTDIGIELGKLAYWNADGPLRQPKVTANLGRLMLMLSLLGAFCLGGVVGALGFKHLGYLSTVPLAAFLCVLAIVPVVDDAMRVLGRHDA; this comes from the coding sequence GTGCCGATCAGTTATGCGCGCAGCCTGACAGGACATGAACGCACCCCCGGCGCCAACCGCCACCTCGGCGTGGCGCTGGCGTTCGTGGCCGGCGCGATCAATGCCGGCGGCTTTCTCGCGGTGCGCGAATACACCTCGCACATGACCGGCATCGTCTCCAGCGCGGCCGACCACCTGGTGCTGGGCGACACCGACCTGGTGCTGGCCGCGCTCGGCGCGCTGCTCAGCTTCCTGCTCGGCGCGGCCTGCACCGCCATCCTCGTCAACTACATCCGGCGCCGCGGCCTGCATAGCGGCTTCGCGCTGCCTCTATTGCTTGAAGCCATACTTCTGCTGGTGTTCGGCATCCTGGGCGCGCGCCTGGCGGGGATCGACGCCTTCTTCATTCCGCTGACGGTGATGCTGCTGTGCTTCATGATGGGGCTGCAGAACGCGGTCATCACCAAGGTCTCGCATGCCGAGATCCGCACCACCCACATGACCGGCATCGTGACCGACATCGGCATCGAGCTGGGCAAGTTGGCCTACTGGAACGCCGACGGCCCGCTGCGCCAGCCGAAGGTCACGGCCAACCTCGGACGCCTGATGCTGATGCTGTCGTTGCTGGGCGCGTTCTGCCTGGGCGGCGTGGTGGGGGCGCTGGGCTTCAAGCACCTGGGCTACCTGTCCACGGTGCCGCTGGCCGCCTTCCTGTGCGTGCTGGCGATCGTGCCGGTGGTCGACGACGCGATGCGCGTGCTGGGGCGGCACGACGCCTGA
- a CDS encoding DMT family transporter yields the protein MLGFRNIDEHFHHAPFYPLTHYQTPNPRLAFRSITPAMTGYPWCALAALASAAATFLIKLSNQHGVDWNLVRLAFLGGAGAAYTLGFGCYSVALQKLDMSLAYPVMTGLAMLAAAAIGVAALNEPLSVSKIASMVLIVAGAFALTG from the coding sequence GTGCTTGGTTTTCGCAACATAGATGAGCACTTCCATCACGCTCCGTTTTACCCGCTTACGCACTATCAGACACCAAACCCGCGACTAGCGTTCCGCTCCATAACCCCAGCCATGACCGGCTACCCGTGGTGCGCGCTGGCGGCGCTTGCCAGCGCGGCCGCCACCTTCCTCATCAAACTGTCGAACCAGCATGGCGTCGACTGGAACCTGGTGCGGCTCGCCTTCCTGGGCGGCGCCGGCGCCGCCTATACGCTCGGCTTCGGATGCTATTCGGTTGCCCTGCAAAAGCTGGACATGAGCCTGGCCTACCCGGTAATGACGGGCCTGGCGATGCTGGCGGCGGCGGCGATCGGCGTGGCTGCCCTCAACGAGCCGCTCAGCGTCAGCAAGATCGCCAGCATGGTGCTGATCGTGGCCGGCGCCTTCGCGCTAACGGGCTAG
- the dapC gene encoding succinyldiaminopimelate transaminase — protein sequence MNPHLDKLHPYPFEKLRQLFAGVTPNPAYSAISLGIGEPKHPTPAFIEKALTHSVAGLANYPSTVGGEPLRAAIAGWLERRYGIPALDPATMVLPVNGSREALFAIAQCMIDASRPDALAMCPNPFYQIYEGAAYLAGATPYFVNSEPARNFAPDYGSVPEDVWPRVQLLYVCSPGNPTGATLGLDDWRQLFELADRWGFLIAADECYSEIYTGSAPPLGALEAAHQLGRSGGQSGGDQPYRNLIVFSSLSKRSNVPGMRSGFVAGDPVAMKKFLLYRTYCGGAMSPPVQAASIAAWNDEQHVIENRALYKEKFALVTPLLKGVMDVELPDAGFYLWADVRRTGLSDTDFARRLYADYNVTVLPGSYLAREAHGQNPGQGRIRMALVAGVDEGLEAANRINQFCQSLK from the coding sequence GTGAATCCCCATCTCGACAAGCTCCATCCCTACCCGTTCGAAAAGCTGCGCCAGCTGTTTGCCGGCGTCACCCCGAACCCGGCCTATTCCGCGATCAGCCTGGGCATCGGCGAACCGAAGCATCCGACCCCGGCCTTCATCGAAAAGGCGCTGACGCATTCGGTGGCGGGCCTGGCCAACTATCCGAGCACGGTGGGCGGCGAGCCCCTGCGCGCGGCCATCGCAGGCTGGCTGGAGCGCCGGTACGGCATCCCGGCGCTGGACCCGGCCACCATGGTGCTTCCGGTGAACGGTTCGCGCGAGGCGCTGTTCGCGATCGCCCAGTGCATGATCGACGCCTCCAGGCCGGATGCGCTGGCGATGTGCCCTAACCCGTTCTACCAGATCTACGAGGGCGCGGCCTACCTGGCCGGCGCCACGCCCTACTTCGTCAACTCCGAACCAGCGCGCAACTTCGCGCCCGACTACGGCAGCGTGCCCGAGGACGTGTGGCCGCGCGTGCAGCTGCTCTACGTCTGCTCGCCGGGCAATCCGACCGGCGCCACCCTGGGCCTGGACGACTGGCGCCAGCTGTTCGAGCTGGCCGACCGCTGGGGCTTCCTGATCGCGGCCGACGAATGCTATTCCGAGATCTATACCGGCTCGGCGCCGCCGCTGGGCGCGCTGGAAGCGGCGCACCAGCTGGGCAGGAGTGGGGGCCAGAGCGGCGGCGATCAACCGTACCGCAACCTGATCGTGTTCTCGAGCCTGTCGAAGCGCTCGAACGTGCCGGGCATGCGCTCGGGCTTCGTCGCCGGCGATCCGGTCGCGATGAAGAAATTCCTGCTCTACCGCACCTACTGCGGCGGCGCGATGTCGCCGCCGGTCCAGGCGGCCTCGATCGCGGCCTGGAACGACGAGCAGCACGTGATCGAGAACCGCGCGCTGTACAAGGAAAAGTTCGCCCTCGTCACCCCGCTGCTCAAGGGCGTGATGGACGTCGAGCTGCCCGACGCCGGCTTCTACCTGTGGGCCGACGTAAGGCGCACCGGCCTGTCGGATACCGACTTCGCACGCCGCCTGTACGCCGACTATAATGTGACGGTGCTCCCGGGCAGCTACCTGGCGCGCGAAGCGCACGGCCAGAATCCGGGGCAGGGCCGCATCCGCATGGCCCTGGTGGCCGGCGTCGACGAAGGACTGGAGGCGGCCAACCGCATCAATCAGTTCTGCCAGAGCCTGAAATAA
- a CDS encoding sensor histidine kinase, producing MSIILRFQTWLRTTLFVLSCAVAPTALALDPGIALDGYRHERWGELEGAPRYVDALARSQDGWLWVGSRYAGLLRFDGQRFLPFETADGSRLQSNSISALRPGPDGQLWIGHGNGGLSALRKGRYRHLLTPEQSGSIFAVSVGADGAPWIASWRGLFRVDGDRVVRIGPELGYDGARAEYVLADGAGRVWATDGATLYLREAGATRFRSVRPVRGDPMLLEARDGGIWLVLGKQFEQVAPPSPRRVPIQPGSASTYQSLFDRDGNVWSNNCPVGVCVLRPADWQRGERFTPVGAAERLDQPWQMTSLSVLALMEDGDGSIWIGTPSGLERLRDYAVHMVPELLDRGVSHPALHPDGGIVAARAQRLDDTSGLVRIENGRPHDLPDPIATRVLDRAPDGTLVLGGQHGIERHGRAGVERIALPPAVSAAADSIRLRSLTAGNDEVWLWTGRMGAWHYRNGAWTRPPVREDQPQEVAFDAAGRSYLGLRGNRLRIVDGDAVREYGAQDGLEVGKFSLIVPGQPLLVAGEDGMQVLQGSRFRRLAVAAPDGIGAASGIVTDTAGVRWINAERGIYRVTPDDWTRSMNAPGIALRGRLFDAADGYLGGGVLGMLSRTAALASDGTLWFAGERGLAWIDPRRIGSNPSTPAVEVLGVSSGARRYPLGASVTLDEGTETVQIDYTAPSLRMPQKVRFHFRLAGNGEWEDAGARRSAFFQRLPPGLHTFEVMAVNESGVAGPVTALVLHIPAHYYQTWWFLAACLLAILSLLALAYRQRTRRLARRIEEGLLARLRERESIARSLHDTFLQSVQGMLLRMHAVASRLPADSRERAEFERVMEDAERVLEEGRDEVQGLRRGFADADAFWQGLLRDVELIVPGGGKRLALSAPPGAVERLPVRLRRDVHAIVREALVNALRHTPGPVRLEADARQRGLTLTVCDTGADGGARDKPGHFGLQGMRERATQIGARLRIDSGPAGTRVMLAIPVDSDQAVPSRPALSTSTEETAIEDVSKCTQRPLPAPNRLTDRTRT from the coding sequence ATGAGTATCATTCTTCGATTCCAGACATGGCTGCGCACGACGCTGTTCGTACTGTCGTGCGCCGTCGCGCCGACCGCCCTCGCCCTCGACCCGGGCATCGCGCTGGACGGCTATCGCCATGAGCGCTGGGGCGAGCTGGAAGGCGCGCCGCGCTACGTCGACGCGCTGGCGCGCAGCCAGGACGGCTGGTTGTGGGTCGGCAGCCGCTACGCCGGCCTGCTGCGCTTCGACGGCCAGCGCTTCCTGCCGTTCGAAACGGCCGACGGCAGCCGCCTGCAGAGCAACAGTATCAGTGCGCTGCGGCCCGGCCCCGACGGCCAACTGTGGATCGGCCACGGCAACGGCGGCCTGAGCGCACTGCGCAAGGGGCGCTACCGGCACCTGCTCACGCCCGAGCAAAGCGGCAGCATCTTCGCGGTTTCCGTTGGCGCCGATGGCGCGCCCTGGATCGCCAGCTGGCGCGGCCTGTTCCGGGTCGACGGCGACCGCGTCGTGCGCATCGGCCCTGAACTGGGCTATGACGGCGCCCGCGCCGAATACGTGCTGGCCGACGGCGCCGGCCGGGTCTGGGCCACCGACGGCGCCACGCTCTACCTGCGCGAGGCCGGCGCGACGCGGTTCCGATCGGTGCGCCCGGTGCGCGGCGATCCGATGCTGCTCGAGGCGCGGGATGGCGGCATATGGCTGGTGCTCGGCAAACAGTTCGAGCAGGTGGCGCCGCCCTCGCCGCGCCGCGTGCCCATCCAGCCCGGCAGCGCCAGCACCTACCAGTCGCTGTTCGACCGCGACGGCAACGTCTGGTCCAACAACTGCCCGGTGGGCGTGTGCGTGCTGCGCCCGGCCGACTGGCAGCGCGGCGAGCGTTTCACGCCGGTCGGGGCCGCCGAGCGGCTCGACCAGCCGTGGCAGATGACCAGCCTGTCGGTCCTGGCGCTGATGGAAGACGGCGACGGCAGCATCTGGATCGGCACGCCTTCCGGGCTGGAGCGGCTGCGCGACTACGCCGTGCACATGGTGCCGGAACTGCTCGACCGCGGCGTGTCGCACCCCGCCCTGCACCCGGATGGCGGGATCGTCGCGGCGCGGGCCCAGCGGCTGGACGATACGTCCGGCCTGGTGCGCATCGAGAACGGCAGACCGCACGACCTGCCCGACCCCATCGCCACCCGTGTGCTCGACCGCGCACCGGACGGCACGCTCGTGCTCGGCGGCCAGCACGGCATCGAGCGGCATGGCCGCGCCGGCGTCGAGCGCATTGCGCTGCCGCCCGCGGTCAGCGCGGCCGCCGACAGCATCCGGCTCCGCAGCCTCACGGCCGGCAACGACGAAGTCTGGCTCTGGACCGGGCGCATGGGCGCCTGGCATTACCGCAATGGCGCCTGGACCAGGCCGCCGGTCAGGGAAGACCAACCGCAGGAAGTGGCGTTCGACGCCGCCGGCCGCAGCTACCTGGGCCTGCGCGGCAATCGCCTGCGCATCGTCGACGGCGACGCGGTGCGCGAATACGGCGCCCAGGATGGACTGGAGGTCGGCAAGTTCAGCCTGATCGTGCCGGGCCAGCCCTTGCTGGTGGCGGGCGAGGACGGCATGCAAGTCCTGCAGGGCAGCCGCTTCCGCCGCCTCGCCGTCGCCGCGCCCGACGGCATTGGCGCGGCCAGCGGCATCGTCACCGACACCGCCGGCGTGCGCTGGATCAATGCCGAGCGCGGCATCTATCGCGTCACGCCTGACGACTGGACGCGCTCGATGAACGCCCCAGGCATCGCGCTGCGCGGCCGGCTGTTCGATGCCGCCGACGGTTACCTGGGCGGCGGCGTGCTGGGCATGCTGTCACGCACAGCGGCGTTGGCCAGCGACGGCACGCTGTGGTTTGCCGGCGAGCGCGGCCTGGCCTGGATCGATCCGCGCCGGATCGGGTCCAATCCATCCACCCCGGCGGTCGAAGTGCTGGGCGTGTCCAGCGGCGCGCGCCGTTACCCGCTCGGCGCCAGCGTCACGCTCGACGAGGGCACCGAGACCGTCCAGATCGACTACACGGCGCCCAGCCTGCGCATGCCACAGAAAGTGCGCTTCCACTTCCGCCTGGCGGGCAATGGCGAGTGGGAGGACGCGGGCGCGCGCCGCAGCGCCTTCTTCCAGCGCCTGCCGCCCGGGCTGCACACCTTCGAGGTCATGGCCGTCAACGAGAGCGGCGTCGCCGGGCCGGTCACGGCGCTGGTACTGCACATCCCGGCACACTATTACCAGACCTGGTGGTTCCTCGCCGCCTGCCTGCTGGCCATCCTGTCCCTGCTCGCCCTGGCCTACCGGCAGCGCACGCGCCGCCTGGCGCGCCGCATCGAGGAAGGGCTGCTGGCGCGGCTGCGCGAACGCGAATCGATCGCCCGCTCGCTGCACGACACCTTCCTGCAGAGCGTGCAGGGCATGCTGCTCAGGATGCATGCCGTGGCCTCCCGGCTGCCGGCCGACAGCCGCGAACGGGCCGAGTTCGAGCGCGTCATGGAAGACGCCGAGCGGGTGCTGGAAGAAGGCCGTGACGAAGTCCAGGGCCTGCGTCGGGGCTTCGCCGATGCCGACGCCTTCTGGCAGGGTTTGCTGCGCGACGTCGAGCTCATCGTCCCGGGTGGCGGCAAGCGGCTGGCGCTGTCGGCGCCGCCCGGCGCCGTCGAACGGCTGCCGGTGCGCCTGCGCCGCGACGTCCATGCGATCGTGCGCGAAGCGCTGGTCAACGCGCTGCGGCACACGCCAGGCCCGGTCCGGCTCGAGGCCGACGCCCGCCAGCGCGGCCTGACGCTGACCGTCTGCGACACGGGAGCGGACGGGGGCGCCAGGGACAAGCCAGGCCACTTCGGCCTGCAGGGAATGCGCGAGCGCGCCACCCAGATCGGGGCCCGGCTGCGCATCGACAGCGGCCCGGCAGGCACCAGGGTCATGCTGGCGATTCCGGTCGACTCCGATCAGGCGGTACCATCGCGCCCTGCCCTTTCCACCTCAACAGAAGAAACTGCGATCGAAGACGTGAGCAAATGTACTCAGCGTCCTCTACCTGCCCCAAACCGTCTTACTGACCGTACTCGTACCTGA
- a CDS encoding glycerol-3-phosphate dehydrogenase/oxidase — protein sequence MNGANTFPPGRDWDLLVIGGGITGAGILLEAARRGLKTLLVEQKDFAWGTSSRSSKLVHGGLRYLASGNLRLTRDAVRERESLLRAAPGLVEPQGFAFADHGTDVKRRLGLLAMLRVYDMLAGRREPHWERPESFRMLAPNTGEANLAGGIRYTDAKTDDARLVLRVIDEACAHGAVACNYVTVQSLVRDGGKVHGAMLRDERSKAETAVRARVVINATGAWSDLLGGAAGGEAGDSKPDRAPRLRQLRGSHLVLPAWRLPLAQAVSLLHPADSRPVFAFPWEGVTLVGTTDVDHDQGLNTEARITRPEFDYLMAALHAQFPRLGLCDQDVVATFAGVRPVIDGGQHGAPSSEKRDHFVWSEPGLVSVAGGKLTTFRSIALDVLRHVSQQLPGWQMRPERGPVFARVAVPARQDLPSGVLRRLAGRYGAQAKPLLLAARKGELECIPGTQTLWAELRWAARAEAVYQLDDLLLRRTRLGIQLPNGGLDQMARIRAMCQPELGWDDAHWEAQERRYLAEWRRQYGVPPAA from the coding sequence ATGAACGGGGCCAATACCTTCCCGCCGGGACGCGACTGGGACTTGCTGGTGATCGGTGGCGGCATCACCGGCGCCGGCATCCTGCTCGAAGCCGCGCGGCGCGGCCTCAAGACGCTGCTGGTCGAGCAGAAGGACTTCGCCTGGGGCACTTCGAGCCGCTCGTCGAAGCTGGTGCACGGCGGCCTGCGCTACCTGGCTTCCGGCAACCTGCGCCTGACCCGCGACGCGGTGCGCGAGCGCGAATCGCTGCTGCGCGCCGCGCCCGGCCTGGTCGAGCCGCAGGGCTTCGCCTTCGCCGACCATGGCACCGACGTCAAGCGGCGACTGGGCCTCCTGGCCATGCTGCGCGTGTACGACATGCTGGCCGGCCGGCGCGAGCCGCACTGGGAGCGCCCGGAATCGTTCCGCATGCTGGCGCCGAATACCGGAGAAGCCAACCTGGCCGGCGGCATCCGCTACACCGACGCCAAGACCGACGACGCGCGCCTGGTGCTGCGCGTGATCGACGAGGCGTGCGCCCACGGCGCGGTCGCCTGCAACTACGTGACCGTGCAGTCGCTGGTGCGCGACGGCGGCAAGGTGCACGGGGCGATGCTGCGCGACGAACGCAGCAAGGCCGAGACGGCGGTGCGCGCGCGGGTGGTCATCAACGCCACCGGCGCCTGGTCCGATTTGCTCGGCGGCGCGGCAGGCGGCGAGGCAGGCGACAGCAAGCCCGATCGCGCGCCGCGCCTGCGGCAGCTGCGCGGCAGCCACCTGGTGCTGCCGGCCTGGCGCCTGCCGCTGGCGCAGGCGGTCAGCCTGCTGCATCCGGCCGACAGCCGCCCCGTATTCGCCTTCCCGTGGGAGGGCGTGACCCTGGTCGGCACCACCGACGTCGACCACGATCAGGGATTGAACACCGAGGCGCGCATCACGCGTCCTGAATTCGATTACCTGATGGCGGCCCTGCATGCACAGTTCCCCCGGCTGGGGCTGTGCGACCAGGACGTCGTCGCCACCTTCGCCGGCGTGCGGCCGGTGATCGACGGCGGCCAGCATGGCGCGCCGTCTTCCGAGAAGCGCGACCATTTCGTGTGGTCGGAGCCGGGCCTGGTCTCGGTAGCCGGCGGCAAGCTGACCACCTTCCGCTCGATCGCCCTCGACGTGCTGCGCCATGTGTCGCAACAACTGCCCGGCTGGCAGATGCGTCCCGAGCGCGGCCCGGTGTTCGCGCGCGTGGCGGTGCCGGCGCGGCAAGACTTGCCGTCCGGCGTGCTGCGCCGGCTGGCCGGGCGCTATGGCGCCCAGGCCAAGCCGCTGCTGCTGGCGGCGCGCAAGGGCGAGCTGGAATGCATCCCGGGCACGCAGACGCTGTGGGCCGAGCTGCGCTGGGCCGCGCGCGCCGAGGCGGTCTACCAGCTGGACGACCTGCTGCTGCGCCGCACCCGGCTCGGCATCCAGCTGCCCAACGGCGGTCTCGACCAGATGGCGCGCATCCGCGCCATGTGCCAGCCCGAGCTTGGCTGGGACGACGCCCACTGGGAAGCGCAGGAGCGGCGCTACCTGGCCGAGTGGCGCAGGCAGTACGGCGTTCCGCCTGCCGCCTGA
- a CDS encoding AraC family transcriptional regulator, whose translation MTQPCSITPPPPDDARVTGSYLQPLLETALECGLTLPALAEAAGLAPDALDPLPESLPARRYIGLLEAGARLANDPFFGLHVGEKARPATYSAYGMLLLACSSFGHALELTQRYESLAHDLGRSQLGFDGARAQYEWISHYPDATRHLVESVFAGIRVFGSWLAGRPLMPLALRVRHADPGHGSAEYLRVLGIAPTFGAPLNCAAVDAALLAMPVPNADTSLYPVLLHHAERLLEERAARVDPIVARVRAALLPRLTSGEARLAPVAAALGLSTRTLQRKLADAGSNFQQVLDAVRYGLARDYLRRRELGLVDIAFLLGFQEQSAFTHAFREWSGMNPGAWRERAA comes from the coding sequence ATGACACAGCCTTGCTCAATCACGCCACCGCCGCCCGATGATGCGCGCGTGACCGGTTCCTATCTGCAGCCGCTGCTGGAGACCGCCCTCGAGTGCGGACTTACCCTTCCCGCATTGGCCGAGGCTGCCGGCCTGGCCCCGGACGCACTGGATCCGCTGCCCGAGAGCCTGCCCGCACGACGCTACATCGGCTTGCTCGAAGCCGGCGCGCGCCTGGCGAACGATCCCTTCTTCGGCTTGCACGTGGGCGAGAAAGCGCGCCCCGCCACCTATAGCGCCTACGGCATGCTGCTGCTGGCCTGCAGCAGCTTCGGCCATGCGCTGGAACTGACCCAGCGCTACGAATCGCTGGCCCACGACCTGGGCCGCAGCCAGCTGGGATTCGACGGCGCCCGGGCGCAGTACGAGTGGATCAGCCACTACCCCGACGCCACCCGGCACCTGGTGGAAAGCGTGTTCGCGGGCATCCGCGTGTTCGGCAGCTGGCTGGCCGGGCGGCCCCTGATGCCGCTGGCGCTGCGCGTCCGGCATGCCGACCCGGGCCACGGCAGCGCCGAATACCTGCGCGTCCTTGGCATCGCGCCGACGTTCGGCGCGCCACTGAACTGCGCCGCCGTCGATGCCGCCCTGCTGGCGATGCCGGTACCGAACGCCGACACGAGCCTGTACCCGGTCCTGCTGCATCACGCCGAACGCCTGCTCGAAGAACGCGCGGCCCGGGTCGACCCGATCGTGGCGCGCGTGCGGGCCGCGCTGCTGCCACGCCTGACCAGCGGCGAGGCGCGGCTGGCGCCGGTGGCGGCCGCGCTGGGACTATCGACGCGCACCCTGCAGCGCAAGCTGGCCGACGCCGGTTCGAACTTCCAGCAGGTGCTCGATGCGGTACGCTACGGCCTGGCCCGGGATTACCTGCGCCGGCGCGAGCTGGGCCTGGTCGACATCGCCTTCCTGCTCGGCTTCCAGGAACAGAGCGCGTTCACCCACGCGTTTCGCGAATGGAGCGGGATGAATCCGGGGGCATGGCGCGAACGGGCTGCCTGA